From the genome of Chloroflexota bacterium, one region includes:
- a CDS encoding PQQ-like beta-propeller repeat protein, with the protein MKNKTIILLALLTLIINGTGCTTQTPEVHLKVESLHEIWHFDAQQRILQPPVSIHEIVTLITAGQTLITLDAISGEEKWRLDTPAQLWSGSLTTTLDAVTLAGQDGRVFALSQKRGIPEWEIGIGGEAQTAPLLDRYILFVSATPFENSAQNAIVYALNAATGAGLWEFESRSASLTRAARGGDWLYVGSSTPGDATLYALSAAEGTQQWANQTLEGKLLFITANAESVVVHNSENQLTALDAATGEIQWQAQPAEPLIWMHIEDDLLLLAAENQLMGWRIDDGSPQWQADLDYPLITPPILDDARLLILMENGELRAYAVSTGELESSFQSKIAAPTGMTINGNRIFIVNQQGQIFAFDSNE; encoded by the coding sequence ATGAAAAACAAAACGATTATTCTTCTTGCCCTCCTGACACTTATCATTAACGGAACAGGTTGCACTACCCAGACCCCCGAAGTTCACCTGAAGGTTGAATCCTTGCATGAAATATGGCATTTTGATGCCCAACAAAGGATTTTGCAGCCGCCAGTAAGTATTCACGAAATTGTCACCCTGATTACTGCAGGGCAAACACTGATCACCCTGGATGCAATATCTGGCGAAGAAAAATGGCGTCTGGATACTCCGGCGCAACTCTGGTCCGGCAGCCTCACCACCACCCTCGATGCTGTGACGCTGGCAGGCCAAGACGGGCGCGTCTTCGCGCTAAGCCAAAAGCGCGGCATCCCCGAATGGGAGATCGGCATCGGTGGCGAAGCTCAAACTGCCCCCCTGCTCGACCGCTATATCCTCTTCGTCAGCGCCACACCCTTCGAGAATAGCGCCCAAAATGCCATTGTATATGCACTAAATGCCGCTACAGGCGCGGGGTTATGGGAATTCGAATCTCGCAGCGCAAGCCTCACCCGGGCAGCGCGCGGCGGAGACTGGCTCTATGTGGGCAGCAGCACACCGGGCGATGCCACCCTCTATGCGCTTTCTGCCGCAGAAGGGACTCAACAATGGGCAAATCAAACCCTGGAAGGAAAGCTGCTCTTTATTACAGCAAATGCCGAAAGCGTCGTCGTCCACAACTCAGAGAATCAACTCACTGCGCTGGATGCAGCCACGGGCGAAATTCAATGGCAGGCGCAACCTGCGGAACCCCTCATCTGGATGCACATCGAGGACGATCTGCTCTTGCTCGCTGCCGAGAATCAGCTCATGGGGTGGCGCATCGACGACGGTTCCCCCCAATGGCAAGCTGACCTCGATTACCCCCTCATCACCCCTCCCATCTTGGATGATGCGCGGCTCCTGATCCTGATGGAAAACGGTGAACTGCGAGCCTACGCGGTCAGCACCGGAGAGCTTGAGTCCAGTTTCCAAAGTAAGATTGCCGCGCCAACCGGCATGACTATCAACGGCAACCGGATTTTTATTGTCAATCAACAAGGGCAGATTTTCGCCTTTGACAGCAACGAATAG
- a CDS encoding M20/M25/M40 family metallo-hydrolase: protein MHTELTTYLDEQLPNFLDILRRMVAINSYTGNPEGVNRLADFTAEIFAPLGFQARRVQAENPDYGKHLILTRPGSSKKKIGMISHLDTVFPPDEEIANDFCWHESRDRLYGPGTNDIKGGTVMMLMVLEALQKFAPNEFDTITWVLLFNAAEERLSPDFGGLCQKELPSDTLAALVFEAGVRTKTGFQLVTARKGRATYKVDVEGKASHAGSSHPEGANAIVQMAHTVQQIAALTDYAQDLTFNVGAISGGTVVNRVPHQAQATVEMRAFSKEVFNTGVQNILGLQHQTQVSNHNGSYHCSVAIQLSEQSAPWPQNAGTEMLLAVWQAAGDDLGIPVEREARGGLSDGNAIWHAMPTIDGLGPYGANAHCSERSPDGSKDQEFANKSSFVPKALLNSIAILKLIQAENSSK, encoded by the coding sequence ATGCACACTGAACTCACAACCTACCTCGATGAACAACTCCCCAATTTTCTGGATATATTGCGCCGAATGGTCGCAATCAATAGCTATACTGGCAACCCCGAGGGGGTCAATCGCCTGGCAGACTTCACCGCCGAAATTTTCGCTCCGTTGGGTTTTCAGGCCCGGCGCGTGCAGGCAGAAAACCCGGACTACGGCAAGCATCTCATCCTAACTCGACCGGGCAGTTCGAAAAAGAAAATCGGCATGATCTCGCATCTGGATACGGTATTTCCACCCGATGAAGAGATCGCCAACGATTTCTGTTGGCACGAATCCCGCGACCGGTTGTATGGCCCAGGCACAAATGACATCAAGGGGGGCACGGTGATGATGCTGATGGTGCTGGAAGCTTTGCAAAAATTTGCGCCCAATGAATTCGATACCATCACCTGGGTGCTGCTGTTCAACGCCGCGGAGGAACGCCTCTCCCCTGATTTCGGTGGGCTTTGCCAAAAAGAATTGCCATCCGATACTCTGGCGGCGCTAGTTTTTGAGGCCGGGGTGCGCACCAAAACCGGCTTCCAATTGGTGACTGCCCGTAAAGGGCGCGCGACCTATAAGGTTGATGTGGAAGGAAAAGCATCACACGCCGGTTCAAGCCACCCCGAGGGCGCCAACGCCATTGTCCAGATGGCGCACACCGTACAGCAAATTGCCGCCCTGACCGATTATGCGCAAGACCTGACCTTCAACGTAGGCGCCATCTCAGGGGGCACGGTGGTCAACCGCGTGCCACACCAGGCTCAGGCCACCGTCGAGATGCGCGCTTTCTCCAAAGAAGTGTTTAACACAGGGGTTCAGAATATACTGGGTTTACAACATCAGACCCAGGTCTCCAATCACAATGGCAGCTACCACTGCTCGGTGGCAATCCAGCTCAGCGAGCAATCTGCACCCTGGCCGCAAAACGCAGGTACAGAAATGTTGCTCGCGGTATGGCAGGCCGCGGGGGACGACTTAGGCATTCCCGTGGAGCGCGAAGCGCGCGGCGGCCTGAGTGACGGCAACGCCATTTGGCACGCCATGCCCACTATTGATGGCCTGGGGCCATATGGCGCCAACGCGCATTGCTCCGAGCGCAGTCCCGACGGCAGCAAAGACCAGGAGTTTGCCAACAAATCTTCGTTTGTGCCGAAGGCGCTGTTGAACAGTATTGCGATCCTGAAACTGATCCAAGCAGAGAATTCATCCAAATAA
- the glpK gene encoding glycerol kinase GlpK — MSKYIAAIDQGTTSTRCMLFNRRGEVVSVAQKEHKQIYPQPGWVEHDPLEIWQRTQEVVTEAVSGQPSAVSAVGITNQRETTLVWNRHTGQPYYNAIVWQDTRTKEICDQLAQDGGQDRFRAQTGLPLATYFSGPKIKWLLDNVDGLRAAAEAGEAIFGNMDSWLIWNLTGAHVTDVTNASRTLLMNLETLDWDDEILQILDIPKAMLPKIVPSSDPETWGATAPDGPFGASIPVCGDLGDQQAALVGQTCFSPGEAKNTYGTGCFMLLNTGTEIIPSKSGLLTTLGYQFGDQPAVYALEGSIAITGALVQWLRDNLGIIQSAAEVETLAKSVDDSGGIYFVPAFSGLFAPYWRSDARGAIVGMTRYVNKGHIARATLEASAYQTREVLDAMQQDSGVELKALKVDGGMVANELLMQFQADILGVPVVRPVVAETTALGAAYAAGLAIGFWKTPEDLRANWQIAKTWQPKMAAGTRAELYTGWKKAVTRTFNWVE, encoded by the coding sequence ATGTCGAAATATATCGCCGCCATCGACCAGGGCACCACCAGCACGCGTTGTATGCTCTTCAACCGTCGCGGGGAAGTCGTCAGCGTGGCCCAAAAAGAGCATAAACAAATTTATCCGCAGCCCGGCTGGGTGGAACATGATCCGCTCGAAATTTGGCAGCGAACGCAAGAAGTTGTCACGGAAGCGGTAAGTGGGCAGCCGTCAGCGGTTAGCGCGGTCGGCATTACGAATCAACGCGAAACCACTCTCGTCTGGAACCGCCACACCGGCCAACCCTACTATAACGCCATTGTCTGGCAAGACACGCGCACCAAAGAAATTTGCGACCAACTCGCCCAAGATGGCGGGCAAGACCGCTTCCGCGCCCAAACCGGCTTGCCCCTGGCGACCTATTTTTCCGGCCCAAAAATCAAATGGCTGCTCGACAACGTCGACGGCCTGCGCGCCGCCGCCGAAGCCGGGGAGGCCATTTTCGGCAATATGGATAGTTGGCTGATCTGGAACTTGACCGGCGCGCACGTCACCGATGTGACCAACGCCAGCCGCACGCTGTTGATGAATTTGGAAACCCTGGATTGGGACGACGAAATCTTGCAGATTCTCGACATCCCCAAGGCGATGCTGCCCAAAATCGTGCCGTCCAGCGACCCTGAAACCTGGGGGGCTACTGCGCCCGATGGCCCCTTCGGGGCGTCCATCCCCGTGTGCGGCGATCTGGGCGACCAGCAAGCCGCCCTCGTCGGCCAGACCTGTTTCAGCCCCGGCGAAGCCAAGAACACCTACGGCACGGGCTGCTTCATGCTGCTCAACACCGGAACAGAGATTATCCCCTCCAAAAGCGGCCTGCTGACCACACTCGGCTATCAATTTGGCGACCAACCGGCAGTCTACGCGCTGGAAGGTTCGATTGCCATCACCGGTGCGCTGGTGCAATGGCTGCGCGATAACCTGGGCATTATTCAATCTGCCGCCGAAGTGGAAACCCTGGCAAAAAGCGTTGACGATAGCGGCGGCATCTATTTTGTGCCCGCATTCTCGGGTTTGTTTGCCCCCTACTGGCGCTCGGACGCACGCGGTGCCATCGTCGGCATGACGCGTTACGTCAACAAGGGGCATATCGCCCGCGCCACCCTCGAAGCCAGCGCTTATCAGACCCGCGAAGTGCTCGATGCCATGCAGCAAGATTCTGGCGTTGAATTGAAAGCTCTCAAAGTGGATGGCGGTATGGTCGCCAACGAACTGCTGATGCAATTCCAGGCCGACATTCTCGGCGTGCCAGTGGTGCGCCCCGTCGTCGCCGAGACCACAGCCCTGGGCGCGGCCTACGCCGCCGGGCTGGCCATCGGTTTTTGGAAAACGCCCGAAGACTTGCGCGCCAACTGGCAAATTGCCAAAACCTGGCAGCCAAAGATGGCTGCAGGTACACGCGCCGAATTGTATACCGGATGGAAAAAGGCTGTCACGCGGACGTTTAACTGGGTGGAATAA
- the nadB gene encoding L-aspartate oxidase: protein MLRTGRRPTTDAPIQTDTLIIGSGIAGATAALRLAADRQRQITIITRANDAIDSNSQYAQGGIVGRGLGDTPESLIEDVLRAGDGISYPPAVQVLAEEGPDLLRAVLIAQAQVPFDRGKNGELLFGLEAAHSERRILHVGDLTGKAIMRALLATLSEHPNVQMLTGETAVDLLTFPHHARDPLAVYQAPMCHGAYVFDQDSRQVRPIVAQQTILATGGLGQIFLNTSNPPGARGDGLAMAYRAGARVINAEYIQFHPTVLHMPGATKFLISEAVRGEGGILLTPSGEPFMERYDPQWKDLAPRDVVARAIYWEMLENDYHYMLLDIASHMNAEAIKARFPQIYARCLTMEIDITERPIPVVPAAHYFCGGVLVDTWGQTSIPGLYAVGEVSCTGVHGANRLASTSLLEGLVWGARAARHIQDLPAPDRVAERDVPPWDTANLVYETDPTLIQGDMQTIRNLMWHYVGLVRSDYRLSRALRELRHLWLAIEDFYRKSRLTDGLIGLRNSAQAALIVARAARMNLVSRGNHYREDGVDG, encoded by the coding sequence ATGCTCAGGACCGGCCGACGACCGACGACGGACGCCCCCATCCAAACCGACACCCTCATCATCGGCAGCGGGATCGCCGGAGCCACCGCCGCGCTGCGATTAGCGGCAGATCGCCAGCGTCAAATTACCATTATTACTCGTGCCAACGATGCGATCGACTCGAATTCGCAATATGCGCAAGGGGGGATCGTTGGGCGCGGCCTGGGGGATACCCCTGAATCCTTAATCGAAGATGTATTGCGTGCTGGAGATGGCATTAGTTATCCTCCCGCCGTGCAGGTGCTTGCCGAAGAAGGCCCCGATTTGCTGCGCGCTGTGCTCATTGCGCAGGCTCAAGTGCCCTTTGATCGCGGCAAGAATGGGGAACTGCTTTTTGGCCTGGAAGCCGCGCATTCCGAGCGGCGCATTTTACACGTTGGCGATTTAACTGGCAAAGCCATTATGCGCGCCCTGCTGGCAACGCTTTCCGAGCACCCAAATGTGCAGATGCTCACCGGGGAAACCGCCGTGGACTTGTTGACTTTTCCACATCATGCGCGTGATCCACTGGCTGTTTATCAGGCTCCTATGTGTCATGGCGCCTATGTTTTCGATCAGGATTCGCGCCAGGTCAGGCCGATCGTGGCGCAGCAGACGATTTTAGCAACCGGCGGGTTGGGGCAAATCTTCTTGAATACCAGCAACCCACCCGGAGCGCGCGGCGATGGCCTGGCGATGGCCTACCGTGCGGGCGCGCGCGTGATCAATGCGGAATATATCCAATTCCACCCGACAGTTCTCCACATGCCCGGAGCGACAAAATTCCTGATTAGTGAAGCTGTGCGCGGGGAAGGGGGCATCTTGCTCACTCCAAGTGGAGAGCCATTTATGGAGCGCTACGACCCCCAATGGAAAGACCTGGCCCCGCGCGATGTCGTGGCGCGCGCCATCTATTGGGAGATGCTCGAAAACGATTATCACTATATGCTGCTGGATATTGCCTCGCACATGAATGCTGAGGCTATCAAAGCCCGTTTCCCGCAGATTTATGCCCGTTGCCTTACGATGGAAATCGACATCACCGAGCGGCCTATTCCAGTCGTTCCGGCGGCGCATTATTTCTGCGGGGGTGTGTTGGTGGATACCTGGGGGCAAACTTCAATCCCTGGGCTGTATGCTGTGGGCGAGGTTTCTTGCACTGGCGTACACGGAGCCAATCGGCTGGCAAGCACTTCGCTGTTGGAGGGGCTGGTATGGGGAGCACGCGCCGCCAGGCATATTCAGGATTTGCCTGCGCCCGATAGGGTTGCTGAACGCGATGTTCCGCCCTGGGATACTGCTAATCTAGTCTATGAAACTGACCCCACGCTGATCCAGGGCGATATGCAGACCATCCGCAACCTGATGTGGCACTATGTGGGGTTGGTGCGCAGTGATTATCGCTTAAGCCGCGCTTTGCGTGAGTTGCGGCATCTATGGCTGGCGATCGAAGATTTTTACCGCAAATCGCGCCTGACGGATGGTCTGATCGGTTTGCGCAACAGCGCTCAGGCGGCACTGATTGTGGCGCGTGCCGCCCGTATGAATTTGGTGAGCAGAGGGAATCATTATAGGGAAGATGGGGTGGATGGATAG
- the nadA gene encoding quinolinate synthase NadA has translation MPYETFLQEMQAKLKHVVPEPEIHIKAEIAYEINKLKVEKNAVILGHNYMEPALFHSIPDFVGDSLGLSRIAAQTDKDIIVFCGVRFMAETAKILNPEKTVLLPAKKAGCSLASSITAEDVRQLRVQFPGVPVVTYVNTYADVKAESDICCTSGNAKAVVESLESETVIFLPDEYLAGNVAKETGKHIIFPSKLKTGADPNLDYQMIGWHGRCEVHEQFTVKDIEDIRAQYPEVVILAHPECSPEVVDASDYSASTTAMIHYIEQTNAPNYLLLTECAMGDNIAAANPEKEMLRLCRVRCPHMNEITLEDTLAALQKDQYVIEVSEDIRLRAAKAVERMIAIG, from the coding sequence ATGCCCTACGAAACCTTTTTGCAAGAAATGCAAGCTAAACTCAAGCATGTTGTCCCTGAACCCGAAATACATATCAAGGCCGAAATTGCTTACGAGATTAATAAACTAAAGGTCGAGAAAAATGCTGTCATACTTGGGCACAATTATATGGAACCGGCTCTGTTTCATTCCATCCCCGATTTTGTGGGCGATTCGCTGGGATTGAGCCGTATTGCCGCCCAGACCGACAAAGACATTATCGTTTTCTGCGGCGTGCGCTTCATGGCCGAGACGGCCAAGATTCTCAACCCGGAGAAGACAGTGCTGTTACCCGCTAAAAAGGCAGGCTGTTCTCTGGCCTCCAGTATCACCGCCGAGGACGTCCGCCAGCTCCGTGTTCAATTCCCCGGCGTGCCAGTAGTCACCTACGTCAACACCTATGCCGATGTCAAGGCTGAGAGCGATATTTGTTGCACATCGGGCAATGCCAAAGCTGTGGTCGAATCGTTGGAGAGCGAAACCGTCATCTTTTTGCCCGATGAATACCTGGCAGGCAATGTCGCCAAAGAGACCGGTAAGCATATCATTTTTCCATCAAAGCTAAAAACAGGCGCAGACCCCAACCTGGATTATCAGATGATTGGCTGGCACGGACGCTGTGAAGTGCATGAGCAATTTACGGTCAAAGATATTGAAGATATTCGCGCCCAATACCCCGAGGTGGTTATCCTGGCACATCCGGAGTGCAGCCCTGAGGTGGTGGACGCCTCGGATTATTCGGCGAGTACCACCGCCATGATTCACTATATTGAGCAAACCAACGCCCCGAATTATCTACTGCTGACAGAATGCGCCATGGGCGACAATATTGCCGCCGCCAACCCCGAAAAAGAGATGCTGCGCTTGTGCCGCGTGCGCTGCCCGCACATGAATGAGATCACCCTGGAAGATACGCTCGCAGCATTGCAAAAAGACCAATATGTCATCGAAGTTTCCGAAGATATTCGCCTGCGAGCGGCCAAAGCCGTTGAACGCATGATCGCGATAGGCTGA
- the nadC gene encoding carboxylating nicotinate-nucleotide diphosphorylase yields MQSLQMCLLEDLTTIVDFNTIFPEFVQGDVTSVATLKLDASLSGEIRAKAQGVVAGLDVATAIFALVEPKIEFASHCADGDRVVAGTLLAEVSGPGAALLTAERAALNYLGRMSGIATLTRQYVDRVVGSNAVILDTRKTAPGLRLFDKYAVCMGGGQNHRMGLYDMVLIKDNHIDGAGSITAAIARTRARFGDQYPIEVEVKNLAELDESLKLTPDRIMLDNMPLETMRQAVTMAAGRVPLEASGNVSLETVRAIAETGVDFISVGALTHSAPALDVSMRIG; encoded by the coding sequence ATGCAGAGCCTGCAAATGTGCTTGTTGGAAGACCTGACAACGATAGTAGATTTTAACACTATTTTCCCGGAATTTGTGCAAGGCGATGTGACCAGCGTGGCAACTTTAAAGTTGGATGCATCCCTCAGTGGGGAGATCCGCGCCAAGGCTCAGGGGGTGGTCGCTGGGCTCGATGTTGCAACAGCCATTTTTGCTTTGGTTGAACCTAAGATAGAATTTGCCAGCCATTGCGCCGATGGCGACCGGGTCGTCGCGGGTACGCTCCTTGCCGAAGTAAGTGGTCCCGGGGCCGCGTTGCTGACCGCCGAGCGTGCTGCCCTCAACTATTTGGGGCGTATGTCGGGGATCGCCACACTGACGCGGCAATATGTGGATCGAGTCGTTGGAAGCAATGCTGTGATCCTGGATACGCGTAAAACCGCGCCCGGCTTGCGCCTGTTCGATAAATATGCCGTGTGCATGGGCGGCGGGCAAAATCATCGCATGGGTTTGTACGATATGGTACTCATCAAAGATAATCACATCGACGGCGCGGGGAGCATCACCGCTGCGATCGCGCGCACGCGCGCGAGATTTGGCGATCAATACCCCATCGAAGTTGAAGTTAAGAATCTGGCTGAACTCGACGAAAGTCTGAAACTAACCCCCGACCGCATCATGCTCGATAATATGCCTCTCGAAACAATGCGTCAGGCTGTAACGATGGCTGCCGGCCGTGTGCCGCTGGAGGCCTCCGGCAATGTATCTCTCGAAACCGTGCGCGCAATTGCCGAAACTGGGGTAGACTTCATCTCCGTTGGCGCGTTGACGCACTCCGCCCCGGCGCTGGATGTCAGTATGCGAATTGGATGA